From Ensifer sp. WSM1721, one genomic window encodes:
- a CDS encoding biotin carboxylase N-terminal domain-containing protein — protein MKKVLVANRGEIALRIIRACKDAGYQSVAIASEADRQALYARAADEVFLLKGNSPLETYLNQAAILGIADESGADAVHPGYGLLSENEEFAAAVEAAGLIWIGPPAEAIAQLGDKVKARAIARKVGAPLLPSMDDGTATIDQVRKFVKAHGLPVIIKAQNGGGGRGMRIVRTMDELEPQMAAAEREAGLAFGRSECFVEVYVENARHVETQCLVDADGTIAVLATRDCTLQRRQQKLIEEAPAPFLSNAQRKQLKEASVGILKEVGYRGAATCEFLITPRGEIYFLEVNTRVQVEHPVTEEVTGIDIIREMFNIAEGKLLTFTDPPVRGHSIEFRINAEDPWADFRPVPGKLTRLRVPGGPGVRVDFGYGEGDTIPPYYDSLMGKLIVTGCDRAQALARASRALAELEVEGVQTIVPLHRAILNREEFIGTYEPEFIVHTRWIDSEIERLSKEARELAEQPSIQQEINVDEPEPSNGEISEPPMYRRGIKAPLSGIVLEMCVKEGDKISRGDVVAIMESMKMEQSIVAEEGGVVAKINVERGAFIEMDADLLGLD, from the coding sequence ATGAAAAAAGTTTTGGTGGCAAACCGCGGCGAAATCGCCCTTCGCATTATTAGGGCGTGCAAGGATGCAGGTTACCAATCAGTAGCGATCGCATCTGAGGCCGATCGGCAAGCCCTGTATGCTCGGGCCGCTGATGAAGTTTTCCTTCTCAAAGGCAATTCGCCTCTGGAGACCTATCTCAACCAGGCGGCGATCCTTGGAATTGCGGATGAAAGTGGCGCGGATGCAGTACACCCCGGATATGGTCTTCTTTCGGAAAACGAAGAATTCGCAGCCGCTGTCGAGGCCGCTGGCCTGATCTGGATCGGTCCGCCAGCCGAGGCGATTGCGCAGCTCGGGGATAAGGTTAAGGCGCGCGCCATTGCTCGCAAGGTCGGGGCGCCACTTTTGCCTTCAATGGATGATGGCACCGCGACGATCGACCAGGTCCGCAAATTTGTAAAGGCGCATGGCCTCCCGGTCATTATCAAAGCCCAGAACGGCGGCGGCGGTCGCGGCATGCGTATTGTTCGCACGATGGACGAGTTGGAGCCGCAAATGGCGGCGGCAGAGCGTGAAGCAGGGCTTGCCTTCGGCCGATCCGAATGTTTCGTCGAAGTGTATGTTGAAAATGCGAGGCACGTAGAGACACAGTGCCTCGTGGATGCCGACGGGACGATAGCCGTGCTGGCCACGCGCGATTGCACTCTGCAGCGGAGGCAGCAAAAACTTATCGAGGAAGCACCAGCACCTTTCCTGTCCAACGCGCAGCGGAAACAGCTGAAGGAGGCTTCGGTTGGTATTCTCAAAGAGGTCGGCTATCGTGGCGCGGCCACCTGCGAATTTCTGATAACACCCAGGGGCGAGATTTACTTTCTTGAAGTTAACACCCGCGTCCAGGTGGAGCATCCCGTCACCGAAGAAGTCACCGGCATCGACATCATTCGCGAGATGTTCAACATCGCCGAGGGAAAGCTCCTAACCTTCACGGATCCGCCGGTGCGTGGCCATTCAATCGAGTTCCGCATCAATGCGGAAGATCCCTGGGCGGACTTTCGGCCGGTCCCAGGCAAGCTAACGCGCCTTCGGGTTCCAGGTGGTCCAGGCGTTCGTGTCGATTTCGGTTATGGCGAGGGGGATACGATCCCGCCCTACTATGACTCTCTTATGGGGAAGCTCATAGTGACGGGCTGCGACCGTGCGCAGGCGTTGGCGCGAGCTTCGCGGGCTCTGGCTGAACTTGAAGTGGAGGGTGTCCAGACAATCGTTCCGCTTCACCGGGCAATCCTAAACCGGGAAGAATTCATCGGGACGTACGAACCGGAATTCATCGTCCATACGCGCTGGATCGACTCAGAAATAGAGCGACTGTCAAAGGAGGCACGGGAGCTCGCTGAACAACCTTCTATCCAGCAGGAAATAAATGTCGACGAGCCCGAACCTAGTAATGGAGAGATTTCTGAACCGCCGATGTATCGGCGGGGCATCAAGGCGCCCCTCTCCGGCATAGTGTTGGAAATGTGCGTCAAGGAAGGGGATAAAATCAGTCGAGGCGACGTGGTTGCCATCATGGAGTCGATGAAGATGGAGCAGTCGATCGTGGCCGAGGAGGGGGGCGTCGTCGCTAAGATCAACGTTGAAAGGGGTGCATTCATAGAAATGGATGCCGATCTGCTGGGGCTAGACTAA
- a CDS encoding thioesterase family protein, translated as MPSATFSSIADHERPQLNALLTLKTVVEKDWIDYNGHMTEWQYYKVLADAGENFLRAMGFTEEYRLKGFSFFSVEGHLRNLKECRTGTPLLVYTEMIGFDDIRLQIYQYVLNESEDVVVATGEHMMVHVDTNYRKATPVGNYMRECLTRALMTWSPYQEPKGLSASIRRVKLHCRT; from the coding sequence ATGCCCAGCGCGACATTCTCATCCATCGCCGATCACGAGCGACCGCAGCTTAACGCCCTACTGACGTTGAAGACCGTCGTCGAGAAGGACTGGATCGACTACAACGGTCATATGACGGAATGGCAATATTACAAGGTTTTGGCAGACGCCGGTGAGAATTTCCTGCGTGCGATGGGCTTCACCGAGGAATACAGGCTGAAGGGGTTTAGCTTCTTTTCCGTTGAGGGACATTTGAGGAACCTGAAGGAATGCCGTACCGGCACGCCATTGCTAGTTTACACTGAGATGATTGGCTTCGATGACATCCGCCTCCAGATCTATCAGTATGTGTTGAATGAATCTGAGGATGTCGTCGTGGCGACGGGGGAACACATGATGGTACATGTTGATACCAATTATCGGAAAGCCACCCCCGTCGGCAACTACATGCGCGAATGCCTGACACGTGCCCTGATGACCTGGAGCCCCTATCAGGAGCCGAAGGGTCTTTCGGCGTCGATCCGGAGGGTGAAATTGCACTGTCGGACGTGA
- a CDS encoding alpha/beta hydrolase yields MRSNVAFWSEGDRLRGWFYRPTEIASPFPTVILTHGFSAVKEQYLDRYAEVFAAHGLGVLVYDHGCFGESEGEPRYEVDPERQRRGYRDAVTFVQTMNGPDPERIGIWGTSYSGGHVLVVAAQDRRVKAVVAQVPTISGSKVAVRRATTPQATELRRSLSEDRVARVLGNDRAYVDVVTSDPQLPCALPGADSYEYFCRSAEVASNWNPQVTLRSLELAKANEPGAFIRLISPTPLLMIVAEDDHLTPTDLALDAFDRAGEPKALEILPGGHFSPYTNQFEQSSRVAAEWFVQKLGDRPMLDLPPITKIS; encoded by the coding sequence ATGCGAAGTAACGTGGCCTTCTGGTCCGAGGGAGACCGCCTGCGGGGCTGGTTCTATCGGCCGACAGAAATCGCGTCCCCCTTTCCCACGGTGATTTTGACCCACGGGTTCTCTGCCGTAAAGGAGCAATATCTCGACCGATACGCCGAGGTATTTGCCGCGCATGGACTTGGGGTGCTGGTCTACGATCACGGATGCTTTGGCGAGAGCGAGGGAGAACCGAGATACGAGGTTGATCCGGAGCGGCAGCGACGGGGCTACCGTGACGCCGTAACCTTTGTCCAGACCATGAACGGCCCTGACCCCGAGCGCATCGGCATATGGGGTACGAGCTACAGTGGTGGACATGTCTTGGTAGTAGCTGCGCAGGACCGGCGTGTAAAAGCTGTCGTAGCCCAGGTTCCGACGATTAGCGGCTCGAAAGTCGCTGTTCGCAGAGCCACGACGCCGCAAGCTACGGAATTGAGGAGAAGTCTCTCAGAAGATCGCGTGGCTAGGGTCCTTGGAAACGACCGCGCCTATGTTGATGTAGTGACGAGTGATCCTCAACTACCGTGCGCGTTGCCAGGAGCGGACAGTTACGAGTACTTTTGCCGTTCAGCTGAAGTGGCTTCAAACTGGAATCCGCAAGTAACCCTGCGGAGCCTTGAACTGGCAAAAGCAAATGAACCAGGAGCATTCATCAGGCTTATTAGCCCAACTCCATTGTTAATGATCGTGGCCGAGGACGACCATCTCACGCCAACTGACTTGGCATTGGATGCCTTCGACCGCGCTGGAGAGCCGAAAGCGCTCGAGATTTTGCCTGGAGGCCATTTCTCCCCCTATACAAATCAATTCGAGCAATCCAGCCGTGTTGCGGCCGAGTGGTTTGTTCAAAAGCTCGGCGACAGGCCAATGCTTGATCTGCCACCAATTACGAAGATCTCATAA
- a CDS encoding electron transfer flavoprotein subunit alpha/FixB family protein, with product MAILLLADHDNTHLSDQTAKALTAATKIGGDVHVLVAGSGVEAVAQQAAKLSGVAKALVAEDASLAHNLAEPLAALIVSLAGNYDTIVAAATSVGKNVMPRVAALLDVAQVSEIIEVVSPDTFKRPIYAGNAIQTVQTTEAKKVITVRTSSFPPASAGDSAAVEQVPTAAAFSDLSRFVSDALSSSDRPELTSAKIIISGGRALGSSEKFRQVILPVADKLGAAVGASRAAVDAGYAPNDWQVGQTGKVVAPDLYIACGISGAIQHLAGMKDSKVIVAINTDEEAPIFQVADYGLVADLFDVLPELERAF from the coding sequence ATGGCCATTCTGCTTCTGGCTGACCACGACAACACCCACCTTTCCGACCAGACGGCGAAGGCGCTGACGGCGGCGACCAAGATCGGCGGCGACGTGCATGTGCTCGTTGCGGGTTCCGGCGTCGAGGCCGTCGCCCAGCAGGCGGCGAAGCTCTCGGGCGTCGCCAAGGCGCTCGTCGCCGAGGATGCCTCGCTCGCCCACAATCTCGCCGAGCCGCTGGCGGCCCTCATCGTCTCGCTCGCCGGCAACTATGACACGATTGTCGCCGCCGCCACCTCGGTCGGCAAGAACGTCATGCCGCGGGTTGCCGCACTTCTCGACGTGGCGCAGGTCTCCGAGATCATCGAGGTGGTTTCGCCGGATACCTTCAAGCGGCCGATCTATGCCGGCAATGCCATCCAGACGGTGCAGACGACCGAAGCGAAGAAAGTCATCACCGTCCGCACCTCGTCTTTCCCCCCCGCTTCGGCGGGTGACTCGGCTGCCGTCGAACAGGTCCCGACGGCAGCCGCTTTTTCCGATTTGTCGCGGTTCGTTTCCGACGCGCTGTCCTCTTCAGACCGCCCGGAGCTGACCTCGGCGAAGATCATCATCTCCGGCGGCCGGGCGCTCGGCTCCTCGGAGAAGTTCAGGCAAGTGATCCTGCCGGTTGCCGACAAGCTCGGCGCCGCCGTCGGAGCCTCGCGTGCTGCCGTCGATGCCGGCTATGCGCCGAACGACTGGCAGGTCGGGCAGACCGGCAAGGTGGTCGCGCCTGACCTCTACATCGCCTGCGGCATCTCCGGCGCCATCCAGCACCTCGCCGGCATGAAGGACTCCAAGGTGATCGTCGCCATCAACACGGACGAGGAGGCGCCGATCTTCCAGGTCGCCGACTACGGCCTCGTTGCCGATCTCTTCGATGTCCTTCCGGAGCTCGAGAGGGCGTTTTGA
- a CDS encoding electron transfer flavoprotein subunit beta/FixA family protein codes for MKILVTVKRVVDFNVKIRVKADGTGVELANVKMSMNPFDEISVEEALRLKEAGKASEVVVVSIGPAKAEETLRTALAMGADRAILVETEDQVEPLAVAKIVKGVAEAEQPGLIIVGKQAIDDDSNQTGQMLSALLGWPQGTFASKVEIGDGKVNVTREVDGGLQTVELKLPAVVTTDLRLNEPRYASLPNIMKAKKKPLDKKTPADFGVDTSPRLKVLKTEEPSGRKAGIKVKSVAELVEKLKTEAGVL; via the coding sequence TTGAAAATCCTAGTAACGGTGAAGCGGGTCGTCGACTTCAACGTGAAGATCCGCGTGAAGGCGGACGGCACGGGCGTCGAGCTTGCCAATGTCAAGATGTCGATGAACCCGTTCGACGAAATCTCGGTCGAAGAGGCGCTGCGCCTCAAGGAAGCCGGCAAGGCGAGCGAAGTCGTCGTCGTCTCGATCGGACCGGCCAAGGCCGAAGAGACGCTCCGCACCGCGCTTGCGATGGGCGCCGACCGGGCGATCCTCGTCGAGACCGAGGACCAGGTCGAACCGCTCGCCGTCGCCAAGATCGTCAAGGGTGTGGCCGAGGCCGAACAGCCGGGGCTGATCATTGTCGGCAAGCAGGCGATCGACGACGATTCCAACCAGACCGGTCAGATGCTCTCGGCGCTGTTGGGCTGGCCGCAGGGCACCTTCGCCTCCAAGGTCGAGATCGGTGACGGCAAGGTCAATGTCACCCGCGAGGTCGACGGCGGGCTGCAGACGGTGGAACTGAAGCTGCCGGCCGTGGTCACCACCGACTTGCGCCTGAACGAGCCGCGCTACGCCTCGCTGCCGAACATCATGAAGGCGAAGAAGAAGCCGCTCGACAAGAAGACGCCGGCCGATTTCGGCGTCGACACGAGCCCGCGGCTCAAAGTTCTGAAGACGGAAGAGCCGTCGGGCCGCAAGGCCGGCATCAAGGTGAAGTCGGTCGCCGAGCTCGTCGAGAAGCTCAAGACCGAAGCCGGCGTCCTCTAA
- a CDS encoding SDR family NAD(P)-dependent oxidoreductase, whose translation MSSQQDMGLPAARENAVITGAASGIGAAVARRLFDRGANVFLIDRDIDRLRSVFANVDAAGGTVKLFQADVTDNAKLKALFAEVDAHGGVDNVVHCAGVARLGTVIEMDEASFDFVLDVNLKGTFLLAKNAMPSLMKRRGSFTAIASDAGTQGATGYAAYCASKHGVVGLIKSMALDHGPQGVRCNAICPGFVETPMLDQLFADNPSDRGFYEKTVPLGRFARPNDVAELAAFISSPAGSYLNGAIIALDGGSTAGYFSSASAAD comes from the coding sequence ATGAGCAGTCAGCAAGACATGGGATTGCCGGCGGCGCGCGAAAACGCCGTCATTACAGGGGCTGCTTCGGGCATTGGTGCTGCCGTTGCGCGTCGCCTTTTCGATCGTGGCGCAAATGTCTTCTTGATCGACCGGGACATCGATCGTCTTCGAAGCGTTTTCGCGAACGTGGATGCCGCGGGCGGAACGGTCAAGCTTTTCCAAGCTGATGTGACCGATAACGCGAAGCTCAAGGCCCTCTTCGCTGAGGTTGACGCGCATGGTGGCGTTGACAACGTCGTCCATTGTGCAGGCGTGGCGCGCCTAGGAACAGTCATTGAAATGGACGAGGCGAGCTTTGATTTTGTGCTGGACGTCAACCTCAAGGGAACATTTCTGCTTGCCAAGAACGCCATGCCTTCCCTGATGAAAAGAAGGGGAAGCTTCACCGCCATCGCATCCGATGCCGGCACACAGGGGGCGACGGGTTACGCTGCCTACTGCGCAAGCAAACACGGGGTTGTAGGTCTGATCAAATCGATGGCCTTGGATCACGGCCCACAGGGAGTTCGGTGCAACGCGATTTGTCCAGGATTCGTCGAAACGCCGATGTTGGACCAGCTCTTTGCTGATAACCCTTCCGATCGCGGCTTCTACGAGAAAACGGTGCCCCTCGGGCGATTTGCGCGTCCGAACGATGTTGCTGAGCTCGCTGCATTCATATCGTCCCCGGCAGGATCTTACCTGAACGGCGCAATCATCGCGCTCGATGGTGGCTCCACGGCTGGATATTTCAGCTCCGCAAGTGCTGCGGACTAG
- a CDS encoding SDR family NAD(P)-dependent oxidoreductase, whose product MSDFPCVVISGAGGEMGRALAARFARDGRDIVLLDRDVANLGGVEEELRRDGARKVLVLPADQTDPDALNRAIAEIGGQFGSIGTFVANAGFARFGGFLETSKKVWDLHVDINLNGTFHLCQAVARNMVAGGQGGSITLISSCLALFHADQTGAYSATKAALLMLTRTMAAELGIYGIRTNSVLPGVVETAMTRPMLEVPGCREALLQETPVGRLGKAEDVAEAVAFLAGPAAGFITGASLLVDGGQSIYGQPQWVRQDRSKRGEPRWLSTANGLPV is encoded by the coding sequence ATGAGCGATTTTCCCTGCGTGGTGATCAGCGGCGCCGGTGGCGAGATGGGCAGGGCGCTCGCGGCCCGATTTGCACGCGACGGCCGAGACATCGTCCTGTTGGATCGTGATGTTGCCAACCTCGGCGGGGTTGAAGAGGAACTGCGTCGCGACGGCGCCCGAAAGGTGCTCGTCCTTCCTGCTGACCAGACCGATCCGGACGCTCTCAACAGGGCTATTGCCGAAATCGGCGGCCAATTTGGTTCGATCGGGACCTTTGTCGCCAATGCTGGATTCGCAAGATTTGGTGGTTTTCTCGAGACATCGAAAAAGGTCTGGGACCTGCACGTCGATATCAATCTGAACGGCACCTTTCATCTCTGCCAGGCAGTCGCGCGCAACATGGTTGCAGGTGGCCAGGGAGGCAGCATAACCCTCATTTCCTCCTGCCTCGCTCTGTTCCACGCCGACCAGACGGGCGCATACAGCGCCACCAAGGCAGCGCTGCTGATGCTCACGAGGACCATGGCAGCAGAGCTTGGTATTTACGGTATCCGGACGAACTCTGTTCTTCCTGGTGTTGTGGAGACCGCAATGACCCGGCCAATGCTTGAAGTTCCTGGCTGCAGGGAAGCATTGCTCCAGGAAACACCCGTCGGGCGCCTCGGTAAGGCGGAAGATGTCGCAGAGGCGGTCGCGTTTCTGGCGGGCCCCGCCGCTGGCTTCATAACAGGGGCATCCCTGCTCGTCGACGGCGGGCAGTCTATATACGGCCAACCGCAATGGGTTCGTCAGGATCGCTCGAAACGAGGCGAGCCGCGTTGGCTGTCCACAGCAAACGGACTCCCGGTATGA
- the surE gene encoding 5'/3'-nucleotidase SurE: MKVLLTNDDGYQSPGVAAARDALIASGVQVLTVAPDGPRSGTSRSASFRKAITLTRAGGDEVNPVYATNGTPTDCVRVAVLSGLASEIEAVVSGINEGANLGDDATYSSTLGSAIEGALLGFPALAASQQSRDGRFRLVDLTDYDFSWGAKIMAELTKLMIRDRSKLPARSVLNLNAPARPAREVKIASLDRRVWDPSRIPSVETENGPGWLLFGTHPELDPIFEHRPGSDSWVLSRGDAALTPLNFEWTLPGARSRFARWTRSAVVELNKALDLEQSLKERGR; this comes from the coding sequence GTGAAAGTCTTGCTCACAAATGACGATGGCTACCAGTCTCCCGGCGTTGCGGCGGCTCGCGATGCGCTGATCGCAAGCGGAGTCCAGGTGCTCACGGTTGCGCCCGACGGACCGAGAAGCGGCACATCGCGCTCCGCCTCGTTTCGCAAGGCGATTACGCTTACTAGGGCGGGCGGTGACGAAGTAAACCCGGTCTATGCCACGAATGGCACGCCAACCGATTGTGTTCGCGTCGCCGTTCTGTCCGGCCTTGCCTCTGAAATCGAAGCCGTTGTCTCCGGCATCAACGAAGGGGCCAATCTTGGCGATGACGCAACCTATTCGAGCACGCTCGGATCGGCGATCGAAGGTGCGTTGTTGGGTTTTCCGGCACTCGCCGCATCTCAGCAGTCGCGAGATGGAAGGTTTCGACTGGTCGATCTGACGGACTATGATTTCAGCTGGGGCGCCAAAATTATGGCAGAGCTCACCAAGCTGATGATCAGGGATCGGTCCAAACTTCCTGCCCGGTCTGTTTTGAACCTCAATGCACCCGCCCGCCCCGCTCGCGAGGTCAAGATTGCGAGCCTCGATCGCCGCGTCTGGGATCCATCCCGCATTCCGTCTGTCGAAACTGAAAATGGTCCTGGATGGCTGCTCTTCGGTACGCATCCAGAACTCGATCCCATTTTCGAGCACCGGCCCGGTTCTGATTCCTGGGTCCTCTCGCGAGGCGACGCGGCTCTCACGCCCCTCAACTTCGAATGGACTTTGCCCGGTGCGCGAAGCCGATTTGCCCGGTGGACGCGCTCTGCGGTTGTTGAACTCAACAAAGCGCTTGATTTGGAGCAATCACTGAAGGAGCGCGGACGATGA
- a CDS encoding FAD-binding oxidoreductase has translation MTPRIAIIGAGVAGCGAARRAAQLHAKEVVVLEKGTPACGSSGRSAGVYNTQTLDPLQIEIRVRSREILFELERKRSLPLARIGNIRIATTEADIPKLETALATIKSFGADDTRILSQKELQALVPDLQCDDVVAGLYGVNDGHLDGHLLCSALIDEARDLGAKVMNNTEVLAYEKRGSTHVLSTTRGEFECDVVINAGGAWAGRVGDILGHAAPIKPEVHEVIIVKLPRKLDYVVPMCNFYMPGQNGAGIYFRQDGEDSLIAGLHTYYSVEGHEVSNPDAYSPPDGDDYFLDVAQLVSDRLRIDDLGFKNGWHGLYPLSLDGEFQIGPYAADPSVIVVAGMGGTGVTSGALTGALAAEWAILGKPVTVPNAAKLVPDRLSLAA, from the coding sequence ATGACCCCACGTATCGCCATTATCGGAGCAGGCGTCGCAGGCTGCGGCGCGGCACGCAGGGCGGCGCAATTGCATGCAAAGGAGGTTGTCGTTCTGGAAAAAGGCACGCCGGCATGCGGCTCGTCCGGGCGATCGGCCGGGGTATACAACACCCAGACGCTCGACCCGTTGCAGATCGAGATCCGCGTCCGGTCACGCGAAATATTGTTCGAACTCGAACGCAAGCGCAGTCTGCCCCTTGCCCGCATCGGCAACATCCGCATCGCCACGACCGAAGCGGACATTCCAAAACTTGAAACCGCGCTCGCCACGATCAAAAGCTTCGGAGCAGACGATACGCGGATACTGTCGCAGAAGGAGTTGCAGGCTCTCGTTCCCGATTTGCAATGCGACGACGTCGTCGCTGGTCTTTACGGCGTCAACGACGGACATCTGGACGGACACCTCCTTTGCTCCGCCCTGATCGACGAAGCACGCGATCTTGGCGCGAAGGTCATGAACAACACCGAAGTGCTCGCTTACGAAAAACGCGGGTCAACGCACGTGCTTTCAACGACTCGCGGCGAGTTCGAATGTGACGTGGTGATCAACGCCGGCGGCGCATGGGCGGGGCGCGTTGGCGATATTCTGGGGCACGCGGCACCGATCAAACCCGAGGTACACGAGGTGATCATCGTCAAGCTGCCCCGCAAGCTCGATTACGTCGTTCCAATGTGCAATTTCTATATGCCGGGGCAGAACGGCGCCGGCATCTACTTCAGGCAGGATGGCGAGGATTCGCTGATCGCCGGACTCCACACCTATTACTCGGTCGAAGGCCACGAAGTCAGTAACCCCGACGCCTATAGCCCGCCGGACGGGGACGACTATTTTCTCGACGTCGCACAGCTCGTCAGCGATCGGCTGCGAATTGACGATCTCGGCTTCAAGAACGGTTGGCACGGCCTCTACCCGTTGAGCCTGGACGGGGAGTTCCAGATCGGCCCCTATGCCGCGGATCCTTCCGTAATTGTCGTCGCAGGCATGGGTGGCACAGGTGTTACGAGCGGCGCCCTGACGGGAGCCCTTGCTGCGGAGTGGGCTATCCTCGGCAAGCCGGTCACCGTCCCCAATGCTGCGAAGCTCGTGCCGGATAGGCTCTCGCTCGCGGCTTGA
- a CDS encoding SDR family NAD(P)-dependent oxidoreductase encodes MMRELEGKVALVTGGGRGIGAGIAEGLAQAGATVALMGRSSAPLEEVAARIAAGGGKATVHTGSVSDPDEVERVLDAIWAEHGSLQIVVNNAGIVDEAEFLDISLEGWNKTVGTDLTGAFLVTQRAARRMRDGSGGSVINIASIDANGYDGPQGSYVAAKAGLVGLTKNAAVELAKHNIRINSVSPGWTRTQMVEEFVSEKALRHMMTDFQRVPMKRLVEIPELANAVVFLASDKASAITGVDLPVDCGTLATLYVYETIRPLF; translated from the coding sequence ATGATGCGGGAACTTGAAGGGAAGGTGGCGCTCGTCACGGGCGGCGGCCGGGGGATCGGTGCCGGTATCGCCGAGGGCCTGGCTCAGGCTGGCGCCACGGTCGCACTCATGGGCCGGAGCAGTGCTCCACTTGAAGAAGTGGCGGCGCGGATAGCGGCCGGCGGAGGCAAGGCAACGGTCCATACCGGGAGTGTCAGTGATCCGGACGAAGTCGAGCGGGTGCTGGACGCAATATGGGCGGAACATGGCAGTCTTCAGATTGTCGTCAACAATGCAGGCATCGTCGACGAGGCTGAATTCCTCGATATTTCGCTCGAAGGTTGGAACAAGACCGTTGGCACGGATCTCACAGGTGCATTCCTGGTAACGCAGCGAGCAGCGCGCAGGATGCGCGACGGTAGCGGCGGGTCGGTGATCAATATCGCCTCGATTGACGCCAACGGCTATGATGGCCCGCAAGGCTCCTATGTCGCCGCCAAGGCCGGTCTCGTCGGTCTCACGAAGAATGCGGCGGTCGAACTCGCGAAACACAATATCCGCATAAATTCCGTCAGCCCCGGCTGGACGCGCACCCAGATGGTGGAGGAGTTCGTCTCCGAGAAGGCGCTCCGGCACATGATGACGGACTTCCAGCGCGTGCCGATGAAGCGCCTTGTCGAAATACCCGAACTCGCCAACGCCGTGGTCTTTCTCGCCTCCGACAAGGCTTCCGCCATTACCGGAGTGGACTTGCCGGTCGACTGCGGGACACTGGCGACGCTCTACGTCTACGAAACCATTCGCCCCTTGTTCTGA
- a CDS encoding saccharopine dehydrogenase family protein — MARQWKTIVIGAGGSQAQAMLRGIARADATEGWLAIDRAWRPQARAATEEMGFAVQELNPLAQPETLRKLLESTSLVVNMAGPYYKTGFTILDAAIETKTDYLDICDDADITLPMLERDARAKEAGISALIGMGSSPGTTNILIRSAIDHLGPVDDVDIYWTVDVADLTEAAIRHFWHCFNLVDADGTIHAVTGWDGLERRQVDFPAPVGIQSVVRLAHPEPLTVPRFLPVKRASNFGGLNPEEALITAWALAHIADEQRSGGEFTDPAASLFRHYRERRVGAPRIGSGMIIDVHTGGSGLRFAAGSDGGMDDSTGIPAAAGALLMLDGKIKRRGAFAPEVVRPADFFETLRRVSTGGGGLSLFRLEDGVATERLRIRDLVAGELSPREVA, encoded by the coding sequence ATGGCCCGTCAATGGAAGACAATTGTAATCGGTGCAGGCGGATCGCAAGCACAAGCAATGTTGCGCGGCATTGCGAGGGCGGATGCGACTGAGGGCTGGCTTGCAATCGACCGTGCCTGGCGGCCACAGGCACGTGCTGCAACGGAAGAGATGGGCTTCGCAGTCCAGGAATTAAACCCGCTTGCACAGCCCGAGACCTTGCGCAAGCTGTTGGAATCGACATCCCTCGTCGTGAACATGGCCGGCCCTTACTACAAGACCGGCTTCACCATCCTCGATGCAGCGATCGAAACGAAGACGGACTATCTTGATATCTGCGACGACGCGGACATCACGCTGCCCATGCTCGAGCGGGATGCGCGCGCGAAGGAGGCCGGTATTTCCGCACTCATCGGAATGGGCTCCTCCCCCGGAACAACAAACATACTGATCCGAAGTGCGATCGACCATCTCGGTCCCGTCGACGACGTGGACATCTATTGGACCGTCGATGTGGCCGATCTGACCGAAGCAGCTATCCGACACTTTTGGCATTGCTTCAATCTGGTTGATGCGGACGGTACGATACATGCGGTAACAGGTTGGGACGGCTTGGAGCGTCGGCAGGTCGACTTTCCGGCGCCGGTCGGCATTCAGTCGGTCGTACGACTCGCCCATCCCGAGCCGCTGACGGTGCCTCGTTTTCTTCCGGTGAAGCGCGCTTCCAACTTCGGTGGACTAAATCCGGAGGAAGCACTGATTACGGCCTGGGCTCTCGCGCATATCGCTGACGAGCAGCGCTCCGGCGGAGAATTCACCGACCCGGCGGCCAGCCTGTTCCGTCATTACAGGGAGAGACGCGTTGGAGCGCCCCGTATCGGGAGCGGTATGATCATTGACGTGCATACGGGCGGTTCCGGCTTGAGGTTTGCGGCCGGTAGCGATGGTGGAATGGACGATTCGACTGGCATCCCGGCTGCGGCCGGAGCGTTGTTGATGTTGGATGGAAAGATCAAACGCCGAGGGGCCTTTGCGCCGGAAGTGGTCCGCCCCGCAGACTTCTTTGAGACCCTGCGGCGCGTCAGCACCGGTGGCGGCGGCTTGTCTCTGTTCCGGCTTGAAGACGGCGTCGCAACGGAGCGGCTGAGAATTCGCGACCTGGTCGCAGGAGAATTGAGCCCAAGGGAGGTGGCATGA